From a single Leptidea sinapis chromosome 1, ilLepSina1.1, whole genome shotgun sequence genomic region:
- the LOC126966626 gene encoding zinc finger BED domain-containing protein 4-like yields the protein MYGIILNQIKKTRIKLIVKYAKKSYSRKGRTTSSLKNHLKSMHSEEFSTFENISKEKKLQQMKSDANKVTTPLQESKKQLSLEEMVLKEKKWDVNNLNSKKIDKLIGEMIALQNLPFNFVEGLGFRRLMQELAPRYNFRGRNFFTDFVCKELYSKVAQKVKGLIENFDNMSFTSDIWSDPSSNASLLSLTCHGIAENFDRSSIILKCETFDGRHTGDIVAEKFSNMLSEWNIKKQQLHCLIRDEGSNMKRAARLAALNDIDCTVHKIQLAIRSCLGSQENIKILKQKCKRITTHFNHSTIAQKQLQSIQDRLNQPHLKVFQDCVTRWNSTFYMFERFSKIKDALSLYMNDNEIDPILPEEWKMIESFIQLLGPFEEATRELSSSSALISSVIPIIQMLEKKVDDYLYLTRSQEFDPIRQAVTTLKNELSTKFSSLGENNLYTIATYLDPRYKHKFFTPVTEEKIKDDILKMINIENDNFESVNTNAKRAKITDCMENETEQLGPGTSGFNKKPCLKNDLAMMLDSSSEDESQDEPENSSVEAVLKKELLAYRTKKRINVSENPLNWWSVHRGEFKVLSPIVRRFLSAPPGSVPSEQLFSSAGLIYEPLRNRLEPEKAAILLFIKYNAPIFKFNY from the exons ATGTATGGGAttattttgaaccaaataaagaaGACCAGGATAAAGCTGATTGTAAAATATGCCAAAAAAAGCTACTCTCGCAAGGGCCGCACCACGTCGTCTTTAAAAAACCATCTTAAGTCGATGCACTCAGAAGAATTTTCTACATTTGAGAACAttagtaaagaaaaaaaattacaacagatGAAATCTGACGCAA ATAAAGTTACCACTCCTCTGCAAGAATCAAAGAAACAACTTTCATTAGAGGAAATGGTTCTAAAAGAAAAGAAGTGGGACGTCAATAACTtgaattctaaaaaaattgataaactcATTGGAGAAATGATTGCACTTCAAAATTTGCCGTTTAATTTTGTTGAAGGGCTAGGTTTTCGTAGACTGATGCAAGAATTAGCACCAAGATATAACTTTAGGGGACGCAATTTTTTTACAGATTTTGTATGCAAGGAATTATATAGCAAAGTGGCTCAAAAAGTTAAAGGATTAAtcgaaaattttgataacatgtCGTTTACGTCTGACATTTGGTCGGATCCTAGCTCAAACGCTTCTTTGCTTAGCCTGACTTGCCATGGAATTGCAGAAAACTTTGATAGATCATCGATAATATTGAAATGTGAGACATTTGACGGCCGTCACACTGGTGACATAGTTGCTGAAAAATTCAGTAACATGCTTTCTGAATGGaacattaaaaaacaacaactGCATTGCCTAATCAGAGATGAAGGGTCTAATATGAAACGAGCCGCGCGATTAGCAGCATTAAATGATATAGACTGTACTGTTCACAAGATACAACTGGCTATCCGTAGTTGTTTAGGTTCtcaagaaaacataaaaatactaaaacaaaaatgtaagagAATTACGACCCATTTCAATCACTCTACCATTGCCCAGAAACAACTGCAATCAATTCAGGACAGACTGAATCAACCGCACCTGAAAGTGTTTCAAGATTGTGTAACACGATGGAACAGTACATTCTACATGTTCGAGCGTTTTTCAAAGATAAAGGATGCTCTGAGCCTTTACatgaatgataatgaaattgacCCTATTCTACCAGAAGAATGGAAAATGATTGAAAGTTTCATTCAATTACTGGGACCTTTTGAGGAAGCAACACGGGAACTGAGCAGCTCTTCTGCTCTTATTTCATCTGTGATACCGATAATACAAATGCTTGAAAAAAAAGTTGatgactatttatatttaacaagatCGCAAGAGTTTGATCCGATTCGTCAGGCTGTAACGACTTTGAAAAACGAACTTTCTACAAAGTTTTCTAGCTTGggagaaaacaatttatataccaTCGCTACCTACTTAGATCCTCGCTATAAGCACAAATTTTTCACACCGGTGACTGAAGAAAAGATTAAAGatgacattttaaaaatgataaatattgagAATGACAATTTTGAATCAGTTAATACCAATGCCAAAAGGGCTAAAATAACTGATTGCATGGAAAATGAAACAGAACAACTAGGACCAGGGACTTCAGGTTTCAACAAAAAGCCATGCTTAAAAAACGACCTGGCTATGATGTTAGATTCGTCGAGTGAAGACGAAAGTCAAGATGAGCCAGAAAATAGTAGCGTTGAAGctgtattaaaaaaagagttacTTGCTTACCGtactaaaaaaagaataaatgtgAGTGAAAATCCTTTAAACTGGTGGAGTGTACATCGAGGGGAATTCAAGGTATTATCGCCGATAGTACGAAGATTTTTATCTGCTCCACCGGGCAGTGTTCCTAGCGAACAACTATTTAGTAGCGCGGGATTAATTTACGAACCTCTGCGTAACAGACTAGAACCAGAAAAGGCGGCAATACTACTCTTCATCAAGTATAATGCtcctatttttaaattcaactacTGA